One stretch of Solirubrobacterales bacterium DNA includes these proteins:
- a CDS encoding EamA family transporter, whose translation MGSVLSVQLGAALATTLFDELGPSGTVLLRTGFAAMILAAIWRPRVPRDATGPLRDAVLLGMVLAGMNLSFYAALDRIPLGIAVTLEFTGPFAVAVAGSRRRSDLLWVALAAAGIVLLSPGLHGSLDGLGVAFALVAGAFWAAYIVLATRVGRAFSGGQGLALAMVVAAVALVPAGVAGGGGTLGHPGLLATGLAVAVLSSAIPYSLELEALRRLRTSTFGVLMSLEPAVAALVGFAALGQDLSPAETVAIALVVAASAGALGTARAPAPVEA comes from the coding sequence ATGGGCTCGGTGCTGTCGGTGCAGCTGGGCGCCGCGCTGGCGACGACGCTGTTCGACGAGCTTGGGCCGTCGGGGACGGTACTCCTTCGCACTGGATTCGCGGCGATGATCCTGGCGGCGATCTGGCGTCCGAGGGTGCCGCGGGACGCTACCGGGCCGCTGCGCGATGCGGTCCTTCTGGGGATGGTCCTGGCCGGCATGAACCTGAGCTTCTACGCAGCGCTCGACCGGATCCCGCTGGGAATCGCGGTGACGCTCGAGTTCACGGGGCCCTTCGCCGTCGCGGTTGCGGGATCGCGCCGACGGAGCGATCTGCTGTGGGTGGCGCTGGCGGCGGCCGGAATCGTCCTCCTCTCCCCCGGCCTCCACGGCTCGCTCGACGGCCTTGGGGTTGCATTCGCGCTGGTCGCGGGGGCCTTCTGGGCCGCCTACATCGTGCTTGCGACGCGCGTCGGGCGTGCTTTCAGCGGCGGCCAGGGTCTGGCGCTGGCGATGGTGGTGGCAGCGGTGGCGCTGGTCCCCGCGGGCGTGGCGGGCGGCGGCGGGACGCTGGGCCACCCAGGGCTCTTGGCAACGGGGCTCGCCGTCGCAGTGCTCAGCTCCGCGATCCCCTACTCGCTGGAGCTGGAGGCGCTGCGACGACTGCGGACGAGCACCTTCGGAGTGCTGATGAGCCTCGAGCCCGCCGTCGCCGCGCTGGTCGGCTTCGCCGCGCTCGGCCAGGACCTGAGCCCGGCTGAGACGGTCGCGATCGCCCTGGTGGTGGCCGCCAGCGCCGGCGCCTTGGGCACCGCGCGGGCGCCCGCTCCCGTCGAAGCCTAG
- a CDS encoding alkaline phosphatase D family protein: MKAVAAAAGVALVLPASALATGLNSGVTAGEVTSHSAIIWGRTADQGSVKAQVATDGAFNYVVRQRTLQADASHDFTVQTKFDQLNPATTYHYRFCLQGDGCSAAGKFETAPGPSAVTPIRFAFSGDETAVSAPGETEPFWGTFNAFGTMAAANNDFNIDFGDTIYSDPEVPGAATALTVQQKWAMYRKKLRIPNMRRLRSATGVYNHWDDHEFINDFSIPENGRGLYDRGVRAFRDYMPVTYTDQSGIYRSFRWGKNLEIFFLDERSFRSAKASANHKCDNPDTGQPDLAPTAPQSTRNFFSAIVPSLSNPVSQTCKDAINSRNHTFLGGAQLTRFLDAVKGSTANWKVVMNETPIQQFYALPYDRWEGYATERVRLLHQLQNANVKNLVFLTTDTHAALANVIRYRTLQGDVAPTNAPNAAPSATPYRDFVIGPVATTPFWQEIDEVSGSPGSGKAISNAFFKPPATGSSPPGGMGMACAQGGENSYAQVTVTATALRIAYKDEDGNTLLDSDGSTPCGPYVLNG; encoded by the coding sequence ATGAAGGCCGTCGCTGCCGCGGCGGGGGTAGCTCTCGTGTTGCCGGCCTCGGCGCTCGCCACGGGGCTCAACAGCGGGGTCACCGCGGGGGAGGTCACCTCTCACTCCGCGATCATCTGGGGTCGCACTGCCGACCAGGGCTCGGTGAAGGCTCAGGTCGCCACGGACGGCGCCTTCAACTACGTGGTCAGACAGCGGACCCTCCAGGCCGATGCCAGCCATGACTTCACGGTCCAGACCAAGTTCGACCAGCTGAACCCTGCCACCACCTACCACTACCGCTTCTGCCTTCAGGGCGACGGCTGCAGCGCCGCGGGCAAGTTCGAGACCGCTCCGGGCCCCTCCGCCGTCACGCCGATCAGGTTCGCCTTCTCCGGCGACGAAACGGCCGTCTCGGCGCCCGGAGAGACGGAGCCGTTCTGGGGCACGTTCAACGCCTTCGGGACGATGGCGGCGGCGAACAACGACTTCAACATCGACTTCGGCGACACGATCTACTCCGACCCCGAGGTTCCCGGCGCGGCCACCGCTCTCACGGTGCAGCAGAAGTGGGCCATGTATCGGAAGAAGCTGCGCATCCCGAACATGAGGCGCCTCCGCTCTGCGACCGGCGTGTACAACCACTGGGACGATCACGAGTTCATCAACGACTTCTCGATTCCCGAGAACGGGCGTGGGCTCTACGACCGGGGCGTGCGGGCCTTCCGCGACTACATGCCTGTGACGTACACCGACCAGAGCGGCATCTACCGGAGCTTCCGCTGGGGCAAGAACCTGGAGATCTTCTTCCTCGACGAGCGCTCGTTCCGTAGCGCGAAGGCGTCGGCGAACCACAAGTGCGACAACCCGGACACTGGCCAGCCGGACCTGGCGCCAACCGCGCCGCAGAGCACCCGCAACTTCTTCTCCGCGATCGTTCCGTCCCTCTCCAATCCGGTCTCGCAGACCTGTAAGGACGCGATCAACAGCCGGAACCACACGTTCCTCGGCGGGGCGCAGCTGACCCGGTTCCTCGACGCCGTCAAGGGTTCGACAGCGAACTGGAAGGTCGTCATGAACGAGACGCCGATTCAGCAGTTCTATGCCCTGCCCTACGATCGCTGGGAGGGCTACGCGACCGAGCGCGTCAGGCTGCTCCATCAGCTGCAGAACGCCAACGTCAAGAACCTCGTGTTCCTGACCACGGATACTCATGCCGCGCTCGCGAATGTGATCCGCTACCGGACCCTTCAGGGTGACGTCGCGCCCACTAACGCTCCGAACGCGGCCCCGTCGGCCACCCCTTACCGGGACTTCGTCATCGGCCCGGTCGCGACGACGCCGTTCTGGCAGGAGATCGATGAAGTGTCGGGTTCCCCCGGCAGCGGCAAGGCGATCTCGAATGCGTTCTTCAAGCCGCCGGCGACCGGGTCGTCGCCTCCGGGCGGCATGGGCATGGCGTGCGCCCAGGGCGGCGAGAACAGCTACGCCCAGGTGACGGTCACCGCGACTGCCCTCAGAATCGCCTACAAGGACGAGGACGGCAACACCCTTCTCGATTCTGACGGCTCCACCCCCTGCGGCCCCTACGTGCTCAACGGCTGA